The sequence below is a genomic window from Ottowia sp. SB7-C50.
TCTGCGCGCCCGCGCCGTCGCGCAGCGATTTGACGGTGACTTCGCCCGCGGCCAGCTCGTCGGCACCAAAGACGAGGGCAAAGCGCGCGCCGCTGGCGTCGGCTTTCTTGAACTGGCTTTTCATGCTGCCCATGCCGTCGCCCGGGCCCGCGTGCATCTGCACCGCCACGCCCAGCGCGCGCAACTGCGTCAGTAGGCGCATGGCCTGCGGCAACGCGGCGGCGTCGGGGATGACGGCATACGCGTCGGGCTGCGGGTCGAGCGTGTGCACGCCCTCTTCCTTCAGCAGCTCCAGCACGCGCTCGACGCCCAGCGCCCAGCCCACGGCCGGCGCGGGCTTGCCGCCGATCTGCTCGATCAGGTAGTCGTAGCGCCCGCCGCCGCAGATGGTGCCCTGTGCGCCCAGGCTGTCGGTGACGAACTCGAACACCGTCAGGTTGTAATAGTCCAGCCCGCGCACCAGCCGCGGGTTGATGCGCCATTCGACGCCGCTCGCAGCCAGGATGGCCTGCACGGCCTCAAAGTGCCGGCGCGACGCTTCGCCCAGGTAGTCGATCAGCTTCGGCGCGCCTTCGACCAGCGCCTGCATGGCCGGGTTCTTGGTGTCCAGGATGCGCAGCGGGTTGCTGTGCAGGCGGCGGCGCGCGTCTTCATCCAGTTGGTCGACGTGCGCCTCCAGGTAGGCGATCAGCGCCGCGCGGTGCTCGCGCCGCTCGTCGGGCTGGCCCAGGCTGTTCAGCTCCAGCCGCCAGTTCTGGATGCCCAGTTCGCGCCACAACGCCACCGCCAGCAGAATCAATTCGGCGTCGACTTCCGGCCCGCCAAAGCCCAGCGCCTCGGCGCCGATCTGGTGAAACTGGCGGTAGCGCCCGCGCTGCGGCCGCTCGCGGCGGAACATCGGGCCCATGTAGTACAGGCGCTTGCCGCCTTCGTACAGCAGGTTGTGCTCGGCCACGGCGCGCACCAGGCCGGCCGTACCCTCGGGGCGCAGCGC
It includes:
- the hisS gene encoding histidine--tRNA ligase; the encoded protein is MSRAPQITAIKGMNDILPPESASWEWLESIVRRVMAEHAYRNVRLPIMEQTQLYTRGLGEVTDIVEKEMYAFEDRADQHGRADHLALRPEGTAGLVRAVAEHNLLYEGGKRLYYMGPMFRRERPQRGRYRQFHQIGAEALGFGGPEVDAELILLAVALWRELGIQNWRLELNSLGQPDERREHRAALIAYLEAHVDQLDEDARRRLHSNPLRILDTKNPAMQALVEGAPKLIDYLGEASRRHFEAVQAILAASGVEWRINPRLVRGLDYYNLTVFEFVTDSLGAQGTICGGGRYDYLIEQIGGKPAPAVGWALGVERVLELLKEEGVHTLDPQPDAYAVIPDAAALPQAMRLLTQLRALGVAVQMHAGPGDGMGSMKSQFKKADASGARFALVFGADELAAGEVTVKSLRDGAGAQTRQALANPALWCDILKSTA